A part of Lacinutrix sp. 5H-3-7-4 genomic DNA contains:
- a CDS encoding BT0820 family HAD-type phosphatase encodes MNISKGLIIAVDFDGTIVEDAYPGIGDERLFAFDTLKRLQADGHRLILWTYRHGKKLEEAVEYCKANGIEFYAVNKSFPEEQSPENVSRKIHADLFIDDRNIGGILGWGEIYQMLTNEQPKVKQKKKKGFFRF; translated from the coding sequence ATGAACATCTCTAAAGGACTTATTATTGCTGTAGATTTTGATGGTACTATTGTTGAAGATGCCTATCCTGGTATTGGAGACGAAAGATTATTTGCTTTCGATACTTTAAAACGCTTACAAGCAGATGGACACAGACTAATTTTATGGACCTATCGTCATGGCAAGAAATTAGAAGAAGCCGTTGAGTATTGTAAAGCAAATGGCATAGAATTTTATGCTGTAAATAAAAGTTTTCCAGAAGAGCAATCTCCCGAAAATGTTAGCAGAAAAATTCATGCAGACTTATTTATAGACGATAGAAATATAGGAGGAATACTTGGTTGGGGAGAAATATACCAGATGCTTACCAACGAACAACCTAAAGTAAAACAAAAAAAGAAAAAAGGATTTTTTAGATTCTAG
- the map gene encoding type I methionyl aminopeptidase, whose protein sequence is MIIVKTREEIELMREAALVVSKTLGEVAKAVKPGVTTLELDKIAETCIRDQGAVPGFLGLYDFPNTLCMSPNSQVVHGIPNNTPLEEGDIISIDCGAIKHGFYGDHAYTFPVGEINEETKKLLQVTKESLYVGIKELKLGNRVGDVGYAIQKYCENHGYGVVRELVGHGLGRVMHEDPEMPNYGRRGRGKKFVEGMVVAIEPMINMGTQRIKQHRDGWTITTQDGKPSAHFEHDVAILDGKPEILSTFAYIYDALGITSNEEDEFRQKALVL, encoded by the coding sequence ATGATTATAGTAAAAACAAGAGAAGAAATAGAATTAATGCGCGAAGCTGCTCTTGTAGTTTCAAAAACTTTAGGTGAAGTTGCTAAAGCAGTAAAACCAGGAGTAACAACATTAGAATTAGACAAAATTGCAGAAACATGTATTCGTGACCAAGGTGCTGTACCAGGATTTTTAGGATTGTATGATTTTCCTAATACCTTATGTATGAGTCCTAACTCTCAAGTTGTACACGGCATTCCAAATAATACACCATTAGAAGAAGGCGATATTATTTCTATAGATTGTGGCGCAATAAAACATGGTTTTTATGGTGACCATGCTTATACTTTTCCTGTTGGAGAAATAAATGAAGAAACTAAAAAACTATTACAAGTGACTAAAGAATCTTTATATGTAGGCATCAAAGAATTAAAATTAGGAAACCGCGTTGGTGATGTTGGTTATGCAATACAAAAGTATTGCGAAAACCACGGTTACGGTGTTGTAAGAGAGTTAGTAGGTCATGGTTTAGGTCGTGTTATGCACGAAGATCCAGAAATGCCAAATTACGGTAGACGTGGTCGTGGTAAAAAGTTTGTAGAAGGAATGGTTGTAGCTATTGAGCCTATGATTAATATGGGAACACAGCGCATAAAACAACACAGAGATGGCTGGACAATTACAACTCAAGATGGTAAACCAAGTGCTCATTTCGAGCATGATGTTGCAATTTTAGATGGAAAACCAGAAATACTATCAACATTTGCTTATATCTACGACGCTTTAGGCATTACATCTAATGAAGAAGATGAATTTCGCCAGAAAGCTTTAGTGCTTTAA
- a CDS encoding class I SAM-dependent methyltransferase, whose amino-acid sequence MKKLFKLILNIIPRPLLIRLSYIIRPVLAFFLKGNTFTDPIDGKSFKSFLPYGYGKQRNNVLSPSTLSLERHRLLWLYLKNETNFFLNTETNSAYKKKVLHFAPEQCFLKRFKALNTIDYTTTDLLSPIADVKADICNLPFEDNSYDIILCNHVLEHIPDDTKAMQELYRVMKPGGYGIFQIPQDLSRTTTFEDNTITDKKERAKIFGQYDHVRVYGLDYFNKLRSIGFMVNEVDYTASLSAKAIEKYCLTKGEIIPVVYKKQ is encoded by the coding sequence ATGAAGAAACTCTTCAAATTAATTTTAAACATAATCCCTAGACCTTTATTAATAAGGCTTAGTTATATTATACGTCCTGTTTTAGCTTTCTTTTTAAAAGGAAATACTTTTACAGATCCAATAGATGGTAAAAGTTTTAAAAGCTTTTTACCATACGGCTATGGTAAGCAAAGAAATAATGTACTATCGCCGTCTACTCTATCTCTAGAGCGCCACAGGTTGTTATGGTTATACTTAAAAAATGAAACCAACTTTTTTTTAAATACTGAAACTAATTCGGCATATAAAAAAAAAGTACTTCATTTTGCGCCAGAGCAATGTTTTTTAAAACGTTTTAAGGCTTTAAATACAATAGATTATACAACTACAGATTTATTGTCGCCAATTGCAGATGTTAAAGCAGATATATGTAACCTTCCTTTTGAAGATAATAGTTATGATATAATTTTATGTAATCACGTTTTAGAACATATTCCAGACGATACTAAAGCAATGCAAGAACTGTATCGTGTTATGAAACCTGGTGGTTATGGTATTTTTCAAATTCCGCAGGATTTATCAAGAACCACAACTTTTGAAGATAATACGATAACAGATAAAAAAGAACGTGCAAAAATTTTTGGACAATATGATCATGTGCGCGTTTATGGTCTTGATTATTTTAATAAACTTAGAAGTATTGGTTTTATGGTTAATGAGGTTGATTATACCGCAAGCCTTTCCGCGAAAGCGATAGAAAAATACTGTTTGACTAAAGGAGAAATTATTCCCGTAGTTTACAAAAAACAATAA